Below is a genomic region from Desulfovibrio intestinalis.
GAGACGCGCATGAAGCTTTTGGAAAAAGCCCGCGCTGCTGGCTGAGCGGCAAAACTTGCTCCAGGGGCCCTGGAGCGACTTTTGCGCGGCCTGCCCTCCGACACCCGGCCTGACCTTGAATCCCGTGTGCTGGCTGGCCGTGCCCGCAACGAAGATGCTGTTGTCTTAACAGTTCCGCCTGGGTACGCTCTTGTACAGACGGTGGACATTCTTGCGCCCATTGTAAATGATGCCTTCAGCTTTGGGCGCATTGCTGCGGCCAACGCCCTTTCGGACGTATACGCCATGGGCGGTGAGCCGTGGAGCGCCATGAATGTGGCCTTTTTCCCACAGGCTCTGGCCGAGGATGATCCCCAGGGGATTCTTGCCGCCATCTTGCGTGGTGGCCTGGATGCCATGAATGAAGCAGGAGCGGTGCTGGCTGGGGGCCATACGGTTCAGGATGACGAACTCAAGTACGGTCTTGCTGTGACAGGGATTATCGATTCCTCGCATATGGCCCGAAATGACGGTCTTGAAAAAGGACAACAGCTTTTGTTGACCAAGCCCTTGGGAACGGGGGTGCTGGCCACAGGCGTAAAAGCACGCTGGGACGGAGCCGACGAAAGTGAGGCAGAGATCACCCGGTGGTGTTCACGTTTGAACAAGGTGGGTGGCGAGGTTATTCGTACGCTAAAACTTACTGCGGCCACTGATATCACGGGCTTTGGTCTTGGGGGACATACGCTTGAAATGGCTGTTGCTTCCGGCGTTTGCGTTGTTCTTCATGCAGAAGCCTTACCGCTGTTGCCGCGCGCCCTCGAGTATGCACGCGACGGCCTCATACCAGCGGGCAGTCATCTGAACCGAAAGCACTGCGCTTGTTCAACC
It encodes:
- the selD gene encoding selenide, water dikinase SelD; this translates as MKLLEKARAAGUAAKLAPGALERLLRGLPSDTRPDLESRVLAGRARNEDAVVLTVPPGYALVQTVDILAPIVNDAFSFGRIAAANALSDVYAMGGEPWSAMNVAFFPQALAEDDPQGILAAILRGGLDAMNEAGAVLAGGHTVQDDELKYGLAVTGIIDSSHMARNDGLEKGQQLLLTKPLGTGVLATGVKARWDGADESEAEITRWCSRLNKVGGEVIRTLKLTAATDITGFGLGGHTLEMAVASGVCVVLHAEALPLLPRALEYARDGLIPAGSHLNRKHCACSTLVEEGVDEAVESLAFDAQTSGGLLLSVHPHQVEEARRMLLAGGDLACLVGEVAEARSDGRALVLR